The following are encoded together in the Brassica napus cultivar Da-Ae chromosome A9, Da-Ae, whole genome shotgun sequence genome:
- the LOC125577738 gene encoding 50S ribosomal protein L24-like, with amino-acid sequence MGWKAAEKLIRHWKILRGDNVMIIRGKDKGETGTIKRVIRSQNRVIVEGKNLIKKHIKGGPDHEGGIFTVEAPLHASNVQVVDPVTGRPCKVGVKYLEDGTKVRVARGTGTSGSIIPRPEILKIRTTPRPTTAGPKDTPMEFVWEQTYYAKTGKGMPDL; translated from the exons ATGGGTTGGAAAGCTGCTGAGAAACTCATCAGACATTGGAAGATACTTCGTGGAGATAAT GTAATGATAATCCGCGGGAAAGATAAGGGTGAGACTGGAACCATTAAGCGTGTCATCAGATCCCAGAACCGCGTCATTGTTGAAGGAAAGAATCTG ATCAAGAAGCATATAAAGGGAGGCCCTGATCATGAAGGAGGGATTTTCACGGTAGAGGCTCCTCTTCACGCCTCAAATGTCCAAGTTGTTGATCCCGTCACTGG GAGGCCTTGTAAGGTTGGTGTAAAGTACCTAGAGGATGGAACCAAAGTAAGAGTTGCCAGAGGCACAGGCACCTCTGGTTCCATAATCCCTCGTCCAGAGATTCTGAAGATAAGGACTACACCAAGACCCACTACTG ctgGACCTAAGGACACGCCAATGGAGTTTGTTTGGGAGCAGACATATTATGCTAAAACAGGAAAGGGCATGCCTGATCTTTGA